The genome window ATCCACAAAAACATATCGAGATACTCAACAAGCTGAAGACCAACCCAGATTTTTACCATTATTATGTATCCCGTTACATTGATTTAAAGAACACAATATTCATCAAAGAAGACTTGCTTACTTATCTCGACAGCATGTCAATGTTAATTGCTCCTGAAATGCCGCAACACGTTACCCGATGGGGGGGCACTGTGACAAAGTGGAATAGTAATGTGCTCAAAATGAGAAATTTTATTTCAGCCCGTTGTGATTATCTTGACCAGGGGTTAAAAGATTGCTATGGACTAACAGGGCCTTATCAACTAACTTTAAATGTTGAGCCAGAAGGTGTTGGTGTCGTGCACCTCAATTCTTTGGATTTAGATCACTTCCCATGGTCCGGCGAATATTTCGGAGGTATTGATGTGAAACTTGAAGCAGAAGCGACCAACTTCAATTATGAATTCGACTACTGGGAATTGGTTAATCATACACCTAATCCAGGAATAAACTCACCCCGGATAAGTGTCAGTTTAACGGAATGGGATATTTTAATTGCACATTTCAAACCAAAATTATACACTGACTCACTGGTTATCAACGAAATAAACTATAGATCAGCAGCCTGGTTTGATCCAGAGGATTGGGTTGAATTTTATAATCCACATGAATATGACCTGGATATCACCGGTTGGGTTTTCAAGGATAGTAATGACAATAATGCTTTTACATTCCCTCAAAACACGATTGTTGAGTCAAATAGTTACCTTGTGCTTTGTCGCGATACTGCTGCTTTTAAAATTCACTTCCCTCAAGTCAGCAATTTTATAGGGGACATGGATTTTGGATTCGACAGCAATGGTGAACTTTTAAGACTATACAACCCTGAAGGAATCCTGATTGATACTGTCCATTATGGTATAAATTCCCCCTGGCCACAGCAACCTAATGGTGGCGGACCAACACTTGAACTGATCCATCCCTGGCTCGACAATGCGCTTGGCGAAAACTGGCTGGCATCGTCACTTTACGGAACACCGGGTGCTATGAACAGCTATTGGGTTAGTACTCCTGATTTAGTGGAACCAAAACAAAACCTTTCCATCACAATTTTCCCAAATCCGGCAACTTCAGTTGTCACTGTTTATGCTAACGATGATTATTTAATCACCGACGGTATGTTACAAATTTTCAATTCGTTTGGAAAGCAGGTAATGATTCTTGAAGGAATAAAAACAGACAGAATTGAAGTTCAGGTGGAACAATTTCCAAAAGGATTATACATTTTCAAATTATCAGACAATAAAAACGGATTAACAGCAAACAGAAAGGTTGTGATCAAATAAGCCGACTGTATAAAAAAAACTTAAGCAATTCCATCAATGGTCTTGCTTCAAATTTTTTGTTTTTAATTGTTCTATAATTTATATTATGTTAAATACAACAGTAAAAAAAGAGGGGAATAAACAAATTTACTCCCCTTTCATCATTAGTCGTTTTGATGAAGTTTTTCATCGACTTCCTTAAGTTTATCCAGCATACCTAAACGGGCGTAGATATCTCTTAAAGTTCTCAGTACATAAACATCATTAGGATTTAACTGATCAGCTTTTTCAAGATAGGGCAAAGATTTTGTAAGATACTCATCTGCCTGTACTTTCAGCTCATCGTATTTTTTCTGCTCGTTCAGCGGCAGTTTATTGGCTTGTTCAGTGATTTCGATGGCTTTATTCACATAAAGCGCTCCGAGGTTATAAATTGGATCAAAAAATTCACTATTTAATTCAATCGCTTTCAGGTAATTCTTTTCTGCTTCTTCGAAATTTCCCATCTGGTCGTAATTCGTTCCAACGGCAAAAAATAATGTTGGATTCTTGTCATCCTTGGTAATGGCAATCTGTAAAAGTTCCATTGCTTTATCTTTTTCATTTGCAGCAAGGTAAATATTAATCTCTTCGATAATCAGGCTGAATTCATCCGGGAATCTTGATCTACCTTGCTTGATAGTTTCCAATGCTTTAACTGTATCTGCTTCTGCTTTGTAAACTTCGGAAGTAAATCTGAAAATAGCAGGCTCAGCGTAATTCATTTCGATCAACTTTTGAAAATTTTGTTTGGCCAGGTCGAGTTTACCGGCGAAAAAAGCGCTTTGGGCAGTATAAAAGTATGAGGTAGTATCAGTTATCCCGATGTTTTGATTAATCAGAGCAGCCTGGTCGAACGCAGATGCTGCATCAGCAAAGTTTGATTCGTTGTAAAAAGTGACTCCTTTGTTAAAGTATTGCTCAGCACAAACAATCAGCCTTTCGTTGATTTCTTGGGTAAATTCATTTTTTTCATCATATTGCAATGCTTTTTCGTATCCGTTAAATGCTTTTTCAAGAGCATCGGGATCAAGATTCTTATAATCAGGTTCGTCTGATAAGTGGATAGCAAGGTAAACGTTTCCATAATAAAACCAGGTTTTCCCGACAGTCATCGTTTTGGGATTCTCTATGGCTTTATCAATGGCTTCTTTTGCCTTATCCAATTTGCCATACCTTAGATGATTGTAAGCTGCTGTGACATTGTTGGTTTGAGCGTTGGCTCCATGCACCAACATTAGTCCTAAAATTATGAACACAAATCTTTTCATAGTTTTTTTTATTTTGTATTAGTTAATCAAATTCAAATCAAAAGTCGCACCAAATGAAACAATCGTCAAAACGGTGCAAAAGTAATATTTCAGTAAAAGCATCAAAAATTATTCTTGGGTGAAAGTTTCAGCTTGATCGTTGTCAAAATTTTCTTCAATGGTTCCGATATCGCTGATGTCTTCATCTGATTCAATTTCTACCTGGTTATTCTCGTCAAGTTCAACCTTAGCAACTGCTGCTATGCTGTCATCATCGCGTAAATTAATTAACCGGACGCCCTGTGTGGCTCTTCCCATCACACGCAATGCGGAGACTGCCATTCTGATGGTAAGCCCCGATTTATTGATTATCATCAGATCGTCTGAGTCTTTCACATTTTTTATTGAGATGAGATCACCGGTTTTTGGTGTTATGTTCAGCGTTTTTACGCCTTTACCACCTCTGTTTGTTACCCGGTAATCCTCGAGTTTCGATCGTTTTCCATATCCATTTTCTGATACTACAAGTACATCAAATTCCAGGTCATCAAGACAGATCATACCTACCACTTCATCTTTTTCAGAATCAAGCCAGATTCCACGGACTCCGGTACTATTTCTACCCATCGACCTGACTTTCTGTTCGTTAAACCTGATAGCCCTGCCAGATTTGACAGCCATGATGATTTCGTTATGGCCGTTGGTTAATCTGGCTTCAAGCAAAGTATCATCATCACGAATAATAATGGCATTGATCCCGTTTTGACGTGGTCGTGAATAAGCTTCCAGGGGTGTCTTTTTGATCACCCCTTTTGAGGTAGCCATGACAATGAAATGGTTATTAACATATTCCTCGTCTTTCAGGTCCTTGGTATTAATAAATGCTCTTACCTTATCATCGGGTTCTATGTTGATCAGGTTTTGGATTGCCCTACCTTTTGAAATCCTGCTACCTTCTGGTATTTCAAATACTCTCAGCCAATAACATTTACCTTTTTCGGTAAACAGTAGCAGGTAATTATGGTTGGAGGCAATAAAAAGGTATTCCAAAAAGTCTTCATCACGAGTGGTACTGCCTTTGGCTCCTCTCCCACCCCTGGCTTGAACACGGTATTCTGTCAAAGGTGTACGTTTAACATAACCAAGATGAGAGATAGTAACAACAACATCATCATCAGGGATAGTATCTTCAATTCTGAAGTCGCTTGCAGAAAACTCAATCGTTGATCTTCTCTCGTCGTTGTATTTTTCTTTGATTTCCAGCAATTCAGCTTTGATTATGTCCATCCGCATCTGTTCACTTGCAAGAATTGCTTTGTAATGTTCAATTTTTTGGAGGAGTTCCTGGTATTCTGCTTTAATCTTGTCGCGCTCCAATCCTACAAGCCGCTGAAGCCGCAAATCAAGAATTGCTCGTGCCTGCGGTTCGGAAAGTGAAAATTTAGTCATCAATCCTTCACGAGCTTCTTCTGGTGTTTGTGATGCCCTGATCAGGCTGATGACCTCATCCAGGTTGTCCAAAGCAATTAGCAAACCTTCCAGGATGTGGGCGCGCTTTTCAGCTTCTTTCAATTCGAATTGGGTTCGACGGATCACAACTTCATGACGGTGTTCAATAAAATGTCTTACAATGTCTTTTAGATTAAGCTGCATCGGCCGGCCGTGTACTAAAGCAATATTATTGATGCTGAAAGAAGTCTGCAATGCAGTCATCTGATACAACTTATTGAGTACTACATTGGTAACTGCATCGCGTTTGAGATCGTAAACAATCCGGATTCCGTTTCGGTCGGATTCATCGCGCAGATCTACGATTCCTTCAATTTTTTTGTCATTAATCAGATCGGCTGTTTTTTTGATCATTTCAGCTTTATTCACCTGGTAAGGAACGGATGTCACGATAATCTGCTCTCTACCTGAAGGCGTTGTTTCAATTGTAGCTTCACCGCGCTGTACTACCCTCCCACGGCCGGTTTCATAAGCTTCTCTTACTCCATCATAGCCATAAATGATCCCGCCTGTCGGAAAATCAGGCGCCTTAATGTATTCCATCAATTCGGGAATAGTGATATCATTATTATTAATGTAGGCAATGCATCCGTCAATAGCTTCTCCGAGGTTATGAGGCGCCATGTTGGTGGCCATACCTACTGCAATCCCGGATGCCCCGTTGATCAGAAGATTGGGTACTTTAGCAGGAAGTACAGTAGGTTCTTCAAGTGTGTCGTCAAAATTTAGCTGGAAATCAATGGTTTCCTTGTTGATATCGTCGAGCATTTCCTCCGATATCTTTCTGAGTCGGGCTTCGGTGTAGCGCATGGCAGCAGGACTGTCGTTGTCAATTGAACCAAAGTTACCTTGTCCATCCACTAAAGGGTAACGCATTGACCAGGGTTGCGCCATCCGAACCATGGCATCGTAAACTGAAGTGTCTCCGTGAGGGTGATACTTCCCTAAAACTTCTCCAACAATCCTTGCCGATTTTTTATAGGGACGGCTTGAAAGTATGCCCAAGTCCAGCATTCCAAATAAAATCCGGCGGTGAACAGGTTTCAGGCCATCACGAACATCCGGCAAAGCACGTGAAACGATGACTGACATCGAGTAATCGATGTAAGCCGATTTCATTTGATTCTCGATATTTACTTTTACAATTCTTCCTTCTTCGTTGTTGTTTTCCATCTACTAACTTATTCAAAATTAGATAAATACTATATTTTAAGTATTTTGTGCAAAAGTACGAAATAATATCGTACTGATGATGAGTTGGCCGGTATTTGTTTTTAACACAGTAATGTTGATAAATTCCTTCACTGATTGCCCTTATGTCATGCATTGCAGTTATCTTTGTTGATGAACATTTCGAATATGTTTCCTGTTTATTGGCTAACGTTTATCTCAATGAGATGCAATTATTTAGATGGCTTTAAGTTTTGATGTTTGATTTTTACAAATTAAAAGTTTCATTTTTTGGAATGCCATTTGATACCTTAAATTTTTAAACTCGAAAATAATTAAAATGGAAGCAAAATTTTCGCAACGCGTAAAAGATGTACTGACTTACAGTCGTGAGGAAGCCTTGCGGGTTGGAAATGAATATATTGGCGTAGAGCATCTGATTCTTGGAATTTTACGGGAGGGCGAAGGCCTTGCCGTACAAATACTTAATTATTTAGGCGTAGAGCTATCTGAATTTAAAAAAACAATTGAGAAATCAATTGCTGCAACCGCAAAACCGGGGATCAGGAAAGCTGAAAATCTACCATTAGTCAAACAAGCTGAGAGGGCTTTGAAACTTACCTACCTTGAGGCTAAACTTTTTAACAGTGAACTGATTGGTACAGAACATCTTCTACTTGCCATACTTAAGGATGAAGATAACTTAGTTACAAATACATTGGTTAAACAAGGTGTTGACTATGACAGTGTAAAGGAGGAGTTGCAGTCAATCATGTCGAACAATGAACCCAAACCAAAGTCTATTGAGGATTCTGGGAAAATTGAGCCAACAGCGCAGTTTCCAGGTGATCCTGCAGATGAAGAATTTGAAGATAAAGGCTATAAGTCTTCGAAAAAGCCAACAGAATCAAAATCTAAAACACCTGTATTGGATAATTTTGGCAGGGATCTCACACGTGCAGCAGAAGAGGGCAGGCTTGATCCAATAGTTGGCAGGGAAAGGGAACTCGAGCGAATTTCTCAGATTCTCAGCCGCCGCAAGAAAAATAACCCCATACTGATAGGTGAACCAGGTGTCGGAAAATCTGCTATTGCTGAGGGGCTTGCAACAAGGATTATTGAGCGGAAGGTTTCACGCGCTCTGTTTAACAAAAGAGTAATCACGCTTGATCTTGCTTCGATTGTTGCCGGGACAAAATACCGAGGCCAGTTTGAAGAACGGATGAAAGCAGTATTAAATGAGTTGGAAAAGAATCCGGATATTATCCTTTTTATTGACGAAATTCACACATTGGTAGGTGCAGGAAATGCATCCGGTTCATTGGATGCTTCTAATATGTTCAAGCCGGCGCTTGCCAGAGGTGAGATACAGTGTATTGGAGCAACAACGCTGGATGAGTACAGGCAATATATCGAAAAGGATGGCGCCCTGGAACGTCGTTTTCAGAAAATCCTGATTGATCCTACAACTGTTGAAGAGACAACCATCATCCTCAACAATATCAAGGAAAAATACGAAGATCATCACCTTGTAAAATATACCGACGAGGCCATAAAATCATGTGTCACGCTGACCAACCGTTACATCAGCGACAGGTATCTGCCCGACAAAGCCATTGATGCGCTTGACGAAGCTGGTGCAAGGGTGCATATAACCAACATGCATGTTCCTTCGCGTATTATACAGATTGAAAACAGGATTGAGGAGATTAAAACTGAAAAAACCAAAGCTATCAGCAGCCAGAAATTTGAAGAAGCTGCCCGATTCAGGGACATCGAACGCAAATTGCAGGATGAACTTGAATTGGAAAAGAAGAACTGGGAGATTGAATCACGCATCAATCGTGAAATCGTTACCGAAGAAAATGTGGCTGAAGTGGTTGCCATGATGACAGGAATACCCATGAAGCGTATAGCGCAGAGTGAAGGTAAGCGTTTGTTCAACATGGACGAAGAGATTAAAGGTTCGGTTATCGGTCAGGATGATGCGATAAAAAAGATTGTAAAATCAATTCGCCGAAACCGTGCAGGATTGAAAGACCCCAATAAACCAATCGGTAGTTTCATTTTTCTTGGGCCGACAGGTGTTGGAAAAACTCACCTTGCCAAGGTACTTGCCCGTTTCCTGTTCGATTCAGAAGACGCACTGATCAGAATTGACATGAGCGAGTACATGGAAAAGTTTTCGATCTCTCGTCTCGTTGGAGCGCCTCCCGGGTATGTAGGTTATGAGGAAGGTGGTCAGTTGACCGAAAAAGTCAGGCGTAAACCATATTCTATTGTTTTGCTGGATGAAATCGAAAAGGCTCATCCTGATGTATTCCATCTGTTGCTGCAGGTTTTGGATGATGGTCTGATAACCGATAGTCTCGGGAGAAGAATCGATTTCAAAAACACCATCATTATTATGACTTCTAACATTGGAAGCCGGCAGGTTAAAGACTTTGGTCAGGGCGTTGGTTTTAATACATCAGCCAGAGAATCAGAAAAAGATAAATACTCACAAGGCATTATAGAAAATGCACTCAAAAGAGCATTTGCACCTGAGTTCCTGAACCGGGTGGATGATATTGTAATTTTCGATTCACTCAAACGGGAGCACATCCACCAAATAATTGATATTGAACTCAAATCTTTATATACACGAATCAAAGAATTGGGTTATTCACTCGAACTGACTGAAAAGGCAAAAGATTTTATCGTCGAAAAAGGGTGGGACGAAAAGTTTGGCGCCAGACCATTAAAGCGGGCAATTCAAAAGTATGTTGAAGATCCGCTTGCTGAAGAAATCATCAGCGCCAGGCTTAAGGAAGGCGACCTGATTTTACTTGAATTTAATGAAGCTAAAAGTGAGCTGGATATCGCAATCACCAAGTCAGAAAAACAGGAGACCACTGAAATTTCGTCAAATTAGCAATTTCATATTTGACGAGTCTTTTGCGGGAACATGCTGAAAGGACTGTTCCTGTTTTCATTTTACAACCTGTCAAATAGCTCAGTTTCAAAATCAGAAGTTATTTCGTCAATTCCTTTTTTGATAGCGGTGTTCCAGAATTGGTCAAGTTTGTCATTTATTTCCTGATTTGAACTGTCGAGGTATTTCACGGAAAGGTTAAATCCGGTATTTTCAAATCTCAGTTTAGCTTCATTCGCTCCATTGATCAGGAAGTTCATCGAATCATCCTTTGCTCCGTTAAGGTACTTTTTCCGCAATATCAGCGCAACCTCTTTTAATTTGGCATCTGCAGGATTTTTAAAAGTATACTCTCCCATGAAAAACCTGTTGTTGATAAAGTAATAGTATGATTTCATCTCCGTATCGAACATCTCACTGCGATAACCAAGTATTTTCAATTCAAAATGCTCAAGTCTGAAAGAATTGACGCAAAAGGGTTTCGTGTTTTCTTTAAATACCTCCTTAAAACTTGCTCCATAAGGAATTTTTCCGAAAAGGACAGGTTGATCGCTTTTGAAGGCTTGAAAACTGCTTTTCTTTTTGTAAAAAGAGGCTATGTGGTTCACAAAATCATCCTTGATACAGTACCCGTATGGACTTTTACCTGTGTATTTTTTATGCACATCAATGTAGCGTGCACTGAATTTTCCGAATACGTACTTTGCGAACAAAATGTGGAAAACCGGGTAAAACCAGATTACAAGCACGATGATTAATGCAAGAACACCTGAAAGGATCAGGATAAATTGAGGTATTTCCATCTTTTTGAATTAAAAATAAAGACGCAAAAGTAAAAGATTTTGCATGATAAACTACTAAGTTCGAGCAATCCTGAAACTTATTATCCGATGGATAATTCATTATTCCATTGGATATTGGTGGGTTTTGCACCAATATTGACCCCTTCCACAAACATATCCACACATTCTTTCAGGTCAGAATGATAACCGCCTTCAAGCACCGCAAATATATTTTTAAACGCTTTCCGCAACTTATAGCCACATTCATAATAGGCGTGCAATGTAAAGTTGAGCGCAAGCAGTCTGTCCTTCCGGTAGCCATCAAACCCAGCCGAAACGGCAATCACATCAGGTTTGAATTGCTGAGCAACATGAATTGCTTTGTCAACTGCTTTTAAGAAATCTTTTTCTCCACTTTGCTCCGGAATGGGAATGTTTAATGTACAACCCAACCCATCTCCTTTACCGATTTCGAGAAATGTTCCGGTGAAAGGATAAGTATTTTGCTGGTGAATCGAGCAAAAGAAAACCTGTTTATTGTCATAAAAAATGCTTTGAGTCCCGTCTCCATGATGCCCGTCAATGTCGAGAATGAAAACCTTTTTACCCTTGTTTACGAGTGTTTGAGTGGCAATGGCGATGTTGTTGAACAGGCAGAAACCGGATGCTTTATCCCGGTGGGCATGGTGCCCGGGAGGTCGGATGACTGCAAAATCTCCATTTTCGGCAGCCTTTACCGCCAATCCTACAGCCTGACAAGCAGCCTTGTAACTTAAAGGGTTAAGTTCAATTTCTGCAATTGTGTCACCTCTCTCACAAGCCTTGCGGATTTTTGTAATGTATTCTTTAGAGTGAACCAAACTCAAGTAAGCCTCACCATCAAGTTCAATTGTTTCCAGCCCTGAAAATGCCTCCAGCCGGTATTTTCCTTCAAATGGACTATCAACATTATGATCCAAAAAAATCTTATTAAAGAGTAGCTTCATTGCGTCAAAATTAAATCAGCAACTAAAGTATAAAAATATTGACAAAGCAAGATTTTTTTGTGGAAGTTAGACTGAGTTTCATTAGAAAAGGAATATAACCGGGAAATTCTTACACATAGATTTGCCGCTTCTATGTGTAATCAAATTGTTGATGAATCCAATGGACATTTGAGAAATTAAAAACCCACTGTCAAATTGCTGTTTAACAGTGGGTTTTCTGTGGTAGCGGGAGGAGGATTCGAACCTCCGACCTTTGGGTTATGAGCCCAACGAGCTACCTCTGCTCCATCCCGCAATGTGTTGTGTTTTGAATGAACTACCGGTTCTGCGAATTTTTGAATCGGGCTGCAAAGATATAATTTGTTTCTTTGCAAATTAAAGTTTGTTTAAAATAAATATGGCACACATAGCAGGTTTTGTAAGCATTTTAGGACGTCCTAACGTTGGAAAGTCAACGTTGATGAACGTTCTGGTGGGGGAAAAACTATCGGTGATTACCAGCAAAGCCCAAACAACCAGGCATAGAATTAAAGGAATTGTCAGTGGAGAAGATTACCAAATCGTCTTTTCCGACACTCCTGGCATTCTGGAACCTCACTATAAATTGCACGAAGCAATGATGCACCAGGTAGAAACCGCCATCGAAGATGCCGATGTGATTGTTTATATTGTGGAGCCAGGAATGAAAGAGATTGACGAAACATTAGAGCAACTCAGAGAAAAATCGACCGGTAAGCTTATCCTTGTGATCAATAAGGTGGATACAGGTCAACAAGCTGAAATTCAAGCATTGGTTGATCAGTGGAAAATGAAACTGCCTGAAGCTACGATCATTCCTATCTCTGCTTTGCATGCATTTAATGTTCAGACGGTTTTACAAACCATCATTGAGAATCTACCTGAACACCCTGCTTATTATCCTAAAGATGAGCTAACCGATAAATCCTATCGTTTTTTTATAGGTGAAATTATTCGGGAAAAGGCACTGAATCTATACCGCAAGGAAGTTCCTTACTCAGTGGAAGTGGTGGTGGAAGAATTTAAGGAGGAGGAAAAAATTACCCGCATTCGCGCTTTGATTTATGTTGCACGAGAAAGTCAGCGGATGATCATTATCGGTCATCATGGAAAAGCCATCAAACAGCTTGGCACTGATGCAAGAAAAGACATAGAAACGTTCCTGAATAAAAAAGTGTTCCTTGAACTATCAGTTAAGGTAGATAAAAATTGGCGCGACAGTGATCAGGCGTTAAGAAGGTTTGGGTACGAATTTTAAGCGACCCTGACATAAATAGTTTTTTGTGAATGGATTATTATTGGATCACTGGGGGAGTTTCGAATTGGAGTATTGGAAAAATGAAAGTGATTAAAATCTTATGCGGGTGAGGTAAACACCAGAAATTGATAGTATTTACAAATCTTCAGCTTGAGTAAAGGTTGAAGTTTCAAACAGAAATGTAAAAATATGGCAAATATATTAGCAATTGTAGGCAGGCCCAACGTGGGAAAATCCACGCTGTTCAACCGTTTGGTCGGACAGCGGCAGGCTATTGTAGAAGAGACAAGTGGCGTAACGCGCGACCGTCACTATGGCAAAAGTGATTGGAACGGGATCGGTTTTTCGGTGATTGATACAGGTGGTTATGTTGTTGGATCTGATGACATTTTTGAAGAAGAAATCAGGAAGCAGGTCGACCTCGCCATTTCTGAGGCTGATGTGATCCTCTTTGTTGTGGACTCGCGTGATGGCGTTTCAGAGCTGGATAAAGACGTTGCAAGAATATTGCGCAAAACCAAAAAAGAAGTGCTGCTGGTGGCAAATAAAGTGGATAGTACCCGCCAGACGAACGACTATACTGAGTTTTACGAACTCGGTTTAGAAAAAATCTTTCCTATTTCGGCTATCAATGGAAGCGGTACAGGCGAATTACTGGATGAAGCTGTCAAACATTTCACTGATACCGGTGATGACCATGATCCGGAAATTCCGAGATTGGCTGTTGTGGGGCGACCTAACGTTGGCAAATCTTCGCTGATCAATGCATTGGTTGGAATTGACCGAAACATTGTAACTGATATCCCCGGAACCACCCGCGACACCATCAATACACGCTACAACACTTTCGGTTTTGATTTTATGCTTGTAGATACTGCCGGATTGAGAAAAAAAAGCAGGGTTTCCGAAAATATCGAATTCTACTCTGTGATGCGCTCGATAAGGGCCATTGAAAACAGCGATGTGTGTATTCTCATGATTGATGCCACACAGGGCTTTGAGAGCCAGGACATGAATATCCTTCACCTGATCGAAAAAAACAGGAAAGCTGTGGTGATGATCGTTAACAAATGGGACCTCGTGGAAAAAGGAACGAATACACATCTTGAGTTTGAACGCAAAATACGCTTACAAACAGCACCCTTTACCGATTACAAAATCATTTTTACATCGGTCACCGAAAAGCAACGGATTTTCAAAGCCATTGAAGCTGCCAGTGACGCATTTAAAAATAAATCCAAACGAATTGCAACTTCAAAACTGAACGAGTTGCTGCTGCCGATGATCGAGTCCTCGCCTCCGCCGGTTTATAAGGGAAAATCCATCAAGATTAAATACATTACCCAACTTCCTGTGAAATTCCCTGCTTTCGCATTTTATTGTAACCTGCCACAGTATGTACGAGATCCTTACAAACGTTTCATCGAGAATCAATTGCGCAAGCAGTTCGATTTCAGTGGAAATATGGTTCAGATTTATTTCAGGAAAAAATAAGTAAGATGGAAGGCCTGGTTAGAATCGACAAATGGCTTTGGGCCGTAAGGGTGTTCAAAACCCGCAGCATGGCTTCAGATGCTTGCCGGTCGGGAAAGGTAATGATAGACGGTTCAGCAGTAAAACC of Bacteroidales bacterium contains these proteins:
- the der gene encoding ribosome biogenesis GTPase Der; this translates as MANILAIVGRPNVGKSTLFNRLVGQRQAIVEETSGVTRDRHYGKSDWNGIGFSVIDTGGYVVGSDDIFEEEIRKQVDLAISEADVILFVVDSRDGVSELDKDVARILRKTKKEVLLVANKVDSTRQTNDYTEFYELGLEKIFPISAINGSGTGELLDEAVKHFTDTGDDHDPEIPRLAVVGRPNVGKSSLINALVGIDRNIVTDIPGTTRDTINTRYNTFGFDFMLVDTAGLRKKSRVSENIEFYSVMRSIRAIENSDVCILMIDATQGFESQDMNILHLIEKNRKAVVMIVNKWDLVEKGTNTHLEFERKIRLQTAPFTDYKIIFTSVTEKQRIFKAIEAASDAFKNKSKRIATSKLNELLLPMIESSPPPVYKGKSIKIKYITQLPVKFPAFAFYCNLPQYVRDPYKRFIENQLRKQFDFSGNMVQIYFRKK